The window CAGACTACAGGTATTAATCATTATCAGAAACAATCAAATCAAGTGCATTCCTTTTTACTACTGCCAACACAAGACATACTGGTTCTTTTCATTGCAAGGCTTTTCAATAAGGATGAATGGGTGTTAAAACCATCAGGCTAAATTATGACCATAAACAAAATGTCATCCATGATGTTCATCAAGACCACCATCACAGGGCTGTTTGGAGGCTAATGGTCAGTAAGACAACCTGAGTTCAAACTTCAGAGGATGTCAATgttgaaacaaaacatttttctgactCACATGTAGGTCAAGCCCCAAAGGCACCAAAGAAAAACTGCCCTTCATTTCTCCATAACGGCTGGCACTCAAAGATGAGTCAACGTGTTGCATTTGAGTAACAATCTCCGCTACAAACCTGAGGACCAGTTATATAATCCAGGATAAGCAAAAGTCAATAAAACAACCAATAAAATCAGCGCTTTGTTCCTTTACCAACTTCTTGCTCCTTACTGTGGGTAGATGGGCACTGCCTCCAAAACTATTGTATTTCCGTTAGTGGTTGAGTGGGCTATTTCCATTCACAGCTGTTGCAGGTCAACACCAGAGAATTAGTCAATGATGCCCTCATCATCAGTCTGGCTTAGGAGGTAATCCTGTCTGTCAACAAAAAGGGCCAAAGGTGGAGAGAGTGACAAAACTCTGCTGATTTTCAGGCAGGTATTGGGAGGAGGTGGGCATGTGTTCCATTGGCTTGGCCAGCAAGCTGGAGGTAGCGATTTTCAAATTGTCTGGAAGAAACAAAAAGGTGTGGAGGAGACAATATGAGTAAAACGAAATGTTAGACATTACTGTATGTGCTGAGCGGCACCTTGTAACCAACACTGCAGAATATTCCATCTTTCTAAAGTTTGTGTTGAATAGTGAGGCGCAATACAGACGTGACAATGGCTCCTTGATCAGGCCATTAGAAAGGGGCTACAGTATTTCAAAAGAACAATTCACCTTTGGAAGGCGAGGAGTTGGACGAGAGAGGGGTAGAGCGATTCCCATTGCTGGCGGAGTTTGAGCGCCTGTCGTTGGCCACACAGCTGTTGCGTTTCATTTTAAGTGGGACATCACAACAAATAAACACCTCAATGGGCCTGGTTGTGCTGCGGAGATGAACCTGGAGGCTCTGAAAATCAATAATGTCTTTATTACGTGGGCTGGGAGAATGGAAAACAATTTTATATCATCTATATatgtgcacacagacacattaaTTACAGCCATTGTTGCACCCGTAAATCCAGGCTTGTCTTGTTTTACTTGAGTTTCAAGTCAATTGATTGAACTTCATTAGATTAAAAGATGCAGTTATATTAGGTTGAAAAAACTTACCTCTGCTGGGTGCTGCATTTCTAGTTTTGTCTCAGATGGGGCTTTGATCACAATCACAGTCTGATCTTTAAAGCTAGGGATACTTCGGATGTCATCATAAGTCAAGTATGCAAATGTAGTTATCAAGGTCAGGGAACATAACCAATCGCTGCTGTTGTTGACATACAACTAGGACACATGCAATTATCCAAGTCTACCAATTCACATCGAAAGAGACAAATTAATCAAGCCACATCTTTGATCAGACCTTACACTCACCATCAATATTCACAATATCTATTTGAATTTGCTGACGTGACTTCACGATCAAAGGATATTTGTCACTGTGCTGGTTTTCATTCATCTGGTGAATCTGCAACATACAGCTTTGGATCAACTCATCCAGGTGATTCTCCTCATCAATGAGCTCCCTCAGATCTTGACCACAGGTGAAATTCACACGACCGCCTCTACACACATTTTGATAGAAACATCAACTGATAACAAAAACTCAGAAAAGTGAACATTGTGAAGTTTAAAGCCAAGTGGGGACATATCCATTTTGTCGCCACCAGGTGACACAGTTGGGTTGGTATTTAGGGAAAGTTTaccatacatgcatacatgcgGATGTCAAATCTGAGCATTTGCTATTGCAACAATGCATCATCAGGTGGGTGAAACTAACTTGTCTCAACAGTATAAACCCACATCACGTTGCTTATTAGTAGTTGAACAACCCAACACTTTGTGAATTCTGCTTCACAAGCGATGGATTGTCAATGAAGAACCAAGTCTGGGAAtagtgctttttttgttgttgttgaagttAGACATTATTTTCTGTACGCGGTAACTTGTTTACTGCCCAGTGATCTGTACTGGACTCCATCTTAGTGCTGTATGTTAACCATTGTATTACAAATCATACATAacaaaaatatgcaaacaaacatgcatacaGTAGCTgcacagtgttctcgtttgcagGGGTCCTTGCATCTTTGACTCAAgttttttgacagggatgcaTGATCATCAGACAACATGTGTCCCTGGGaggcaagctttaaatacttacaataaaaaaaaacaaaaaacgatgCAGCCTTTTTCCGTGAGATAATTTGgggaaaaaattatttacattttattcatttctcaacttaaatttcaaacccaaAAATTGCCATTGCATTTTGATCTCATGTGAGTTTCtcatcacgagactcacctgcatgATTCAGCAGGTGAATTGACCATAAGAGGCAAAGCGAAAACCagaaaaaatccaaacatttgtacTGCAATAGACCCCATCGTTTCCATGGGTAAGGCAGGgataaatgtcagcacccaagacaaaatgcagcttacaaaaaaaatgtgtggagAATGGtctttcagcttggtgcagtgttcacaggagaatatatgaattaaaggcaaagaaaactattgagtgtaaaacaaaagtgaaaaaaaactattacttctttatttctaaaactttttttttaaagaatgactaccaggctttaacattttaaagatatgtaatattactttttttctttttaccaaaACAGTCATGATgcagttattaataaaatcaaaaaacttAAGTTTGTTTAgcttttatattgtactattggcaaatcTCAATCTTTGCATACAGCTTCTacattctgttattactttgggatgcacaaacgtcatgttgggatgcaataattttttttgaagtgCATTTCAGGGATTCCAAGGACTACTTTCTTGAGGAAAAATGAACTCCGCACCGCATGAACATGAATTGAAAATTTAGAATTACATATACATGTGTATCCATAAAATCACAATATATATACAGGTGCATcccaaaaaattagaatatagTGGGAAGTTTTATAATCAATCATTTCAAATGTgacaatttaaaatattctagaaattaaattaactcactggctgtcAATGACGTCAATTACGTTTTTCAATGGGGAGGGCTGGGCaacagcttgtcagtgaaaatcaggttTCTTAACATGGAATTTAGCGTCATGACCACTAATCCAGTCACAGAACAGAGGTTGatgaatcagaggaagatgaagaattTGTGGCAGCTTACGATGCCACAAAGTTTTGCATATGTCAGTGGTCATCCATGAGGGAACACTGTGTTTCTCTGAGCGAAGCATCTTTCAATCAGTCAAGAACTAAAAGAAAATACTGATAAATGTCTGGAGCAGCACTCTCCAAAGGACATCAATTGCTACAAAGCACTGGAAGCGAAAGAGTTCAATGTCTGTGGGATGGTTTGAATGTATGCATcatcaagtttatttttatcttaaatAATGTTCAgtctaaaatatattaaatttgcaCTTTTTGAATcagtgaaaatacattttccagTATATTCTAATGACTGACCTTCTTTTCAGAGCATCTCGCCTTAATGCATTTATACGGTTTTTTACATAAAATTTCACTCCCTTCCATGTCCTGCCTTGGAGCACCACCGGGGAGGCCTTGATGCACTTCATACACTGGGCTTTTCCAGGAACCTTTCCATTGTTAATACAGTCCATGAGCGTTTTCTCCACAGCCTTAATTTCTTCTTGGGTCCACTTCAGTCTTTTCTTAGGTAATAACCCTGAAAGAAAGATTAGTCATTGCTGTTCTTCAAATAATGGGAAATGTTTCAATCCATGTCACATGGcaaattatgaaaaattaaataatttcctCATCACAACAGCAGCACACTATGGAATCCTCAATGTGGCAGTTTGACAGATCACAATTATAGTTGGCAACTGGCAATATTTTACAAGCACTTAAAAAGGATTATCAGTGACAGGAGTACTGGTAGTAATAATGCAAACTTCACAAGAATGGATAATGAAGGTCAGGTGGGCGGTCATAAATCTGTAATACAATTATCTGATATATAAGACGTTTCCAAAGGTCTTCACAAAGAGGAAGATTTTAAGTGATTTAGTGGTGGCCAGAGGCATGATGTGCCTGATTTTAGAcaccatgaataaaaatatggccctgtaatgaaaaaaacccaatcctcccaaaaaataaaattgttaaaactAGAGTAGCAAATGCGATTTTGAAAGTATTTTATAAGTTCAGTTAAAAAGAAAGATCAAGTAGATCTTCTAAAACTACATTTATGATCTGCTTGTTAGCTAGTCCAAAAAAGTTGCAAGTGACATCACAGTGGAATAAGGATAATGTTTAAGAGCATtcagtcaaatgaaaaaaataatttattttaaagttttatgtgCTGTGACAGCATCTAATTTTCACAAGGTTGGGAAATGTGGAAATTTTGGACGAACACTAACGGATAGTGGTGAGCTGTCTAttaatttatcatttgttttgtttgacaaGATATGGTGGTAATATTATAAATAAGTTTACACCTGTTAATGCCAAGTATTCAATGAACAGTGCATTGAACAGGAACAGTAAATACTTTCAAAAAGAAGTTCGAGAAAGGTGGCTGTTCTTGTTTAGATGCCTGGTCCATCGGTGGAAAAGTAATTTACCAAGACACTGGACTCAATGGGTATTTGATTTATGAATAATATTAattagtacatcagagggacagcacatgttagaggttttggagataaagtgagagaggccagactgagatggtttggacatgtccagaggagagatagtgaatatattggtagacggatgttgagttgtgaactgccaggcaggaggcctaggggaagaccaaagaggaggtttatggatgtagtgagggaagacatgaaggtagttggtgtgagagaagaggattcaaaggacagggctagatggaggaaattgattcgctgtggcgacccctgaagggaaaagccgaaaggaaaagaagtagaACCCCGGAAGTAACATCTTCAGTTTGAAAGATGTCTATCTGGTAACATTTTTTGAATTTCTAACCACTCATAATTTCTAAAAAGCTTTTAAGTCTTTTGGCACCTTGTCATCTGATCtatcaaaacacaaacaaaaaaacccaagagacttattacagtgcgccctcgcgcatcaacaattacgactccacctcatcgtggatttttattAGGTAGTGATActatacgcgcattctattggctgatggcattcGGAAGTGAgctctgttccgtcagtctcagactttcgtgagacacaagagtgcttcaaacagtcgataagagtgtgggaaaaggtaatacaaatagaaggtggtttcatatcaggatgggggagggttcataaacattaatTACCGTAAAAAATTAGATTAATATATCGTTATCTCAATCGCAGATTTctcaattgcgtgtggttccttgaacgcattaaccgcaaaaaAGGAGGGCGCACTATACATGCAACTTTGAGAAAATAATCAGGTACaatgcagaagacagaagaAGCATTCATTCAAGTAGCCCTATGAAACTGCAGACTACTGTATAAAAAACAATGATTAAAAGAAActcaagaagaaaagaaagaaaaggccaGAAGAATAGATAAGACAAGAGTCAAGATAAGACTAACTCACTGGTTGGAGAGATCTCAGagaacagacaggaagaagatAGATGCTGAATGACCAATTGTTACAGGAGCAACCCATAGGTGACAATGTTAGTAGTATAACTTTAAGAATatctctactctctactctctaTCGTGGTTGTCTGAATGCTGTTGTGGTTATGTTattgtttatctgtttttaaaCAGACTGCAAAACTAATTTACCCATGAGCAAAAAATAACCGTCTGAATTGAATCTGAAGGTTAGCTATGTTTTATCAAATCTTTGcaatctcattttctttttaagtaAGAAATATTCTTACCATTGCCTGAAGGTAGATCTTTGCTTTGTACAACTTCAATGGTAGATTCCGTGATCATCCCAGACTGACCTAAACACAGTAAGTTTATTAAATGATGATACAACAGAGCAAGTAGTCTTAAATTACTCGATCAACAGTTAAACTTCTCACAGATTTTCTTAACAGAACAAAATCAGAAACTTTCGGCATTATAATAATCCCAGATTTTCTATCACTGTttagtttgacacttttataaacattttactATTATGGTCAACAATGACAGTTTCATTCTTACCTGATGATTTAGGAGATGAATTGTAAAATGCAGTATCCATCTCAGTTGCGTCAacttcatcatcactgtctgatGCATTGTCAGCAGATATTTTCTCtgcaaaacacagaaacaacataCTGAATGTGAAGCTATTGGTTGGCTCAAACTGTTATTAAGCACATTAAAGCTCAAAGGAAGAGGAGCAAGGATGGAGATAGTACTGAACAGCTAACAATGGAAATGTATATGCTTGCAATGAACAGTTTACCCTTGTTTTAATACCATCAAGAGAGTAACTTAAAATGAGGAAATACATAGTAATCCAGGGTTAAAACAGTATTACCAAAAACAGTATTACCAAAAACAAAGTTTAGAATCTTAAATATGAAAAGACTGCCCTCAGTGTCTAGCATCAcactttttctttaattattagttttattaaatCTCTTGCAGGGAAAGAGGAGTCACATGTAAAGAGTGATGCAGGACCTTTACCTTGTGGATCTATGTTGATCTCATCTAGGTTTTTCCCTCTGAAGTTAGACAGCTGCCCTCGTTCCAGGGCCATCAACAACTTACTGATCTTTGCCAGCTGTAAGGTCCCGTTAGGCAGTCTGTACTGCTGACGGACTCTGATGTCGTGGCCGAAGCAGTCTGCCAGGTCGTCCAACTCGTTGTCCTTTAGGTTGAGGACTTTTGACATGGTGGCCGCGTGTGTTCTAAATTTATTTGAGGACAAAGCTTCTGGGTAGTTTACTCCACACTTATGAGCCATCTGACGAATAACATCTGACCCTGTGAAGTGTCTGAGAGTCTGCGGTCTCCCAAATATATATGGATTTATATCAAACACATCACAATTACGGCGATTCTGGACAAGCAAGTCAATCGATGACACCATCATAGGGGTGAGGAGAATGGGGATCTTTCGGCCATGATTAAATTTGATCTCAATTCGCTGGAAATGCTTATACAGCTTCTTCTCAACTTCGGACACAGCAAGCTCCACATCTGGACAAGTTGCAGAGGTATCTCTCAAGGTAAAAGAATTCAACAGCATTTTAGATACTTCCCCCGTGCTTATCTCGTTGAAAAGTATAACCTCACAAAGAGTGACTTTGGCAAGTTCAATCCAGTTCTTCTTCATTACTTCCTCCTTGAGCTTCCTCTGGCACTCCATCCTTTGCCTGTCTAGATACTGGTGCATCTTTCTCATGTCTTCAGCAAATGGTAGAAGCCGGGGAGCATTCCATTTCAAATCTTTCAAATTCCTAAGAGCATGGGAagacacacattttttccatttggtGTCACAGATGTGTTTAAAGACCTGCACATTGTGAAAGATTGCCTTATCACCTGAGATCACAGCCTCACATTTAAGAATATCCGCCACGTTCTTGAGATTGTGACCCAGCTTAAGTGCTAAAGATGGCTTTTGGTAGACGTTGGTCTTCTCATCCAAGCCGGCCACCTTCTTAACTGCTTCTATGACATGAGGAAAGTTAGCTGGTATGAAGAAATCTGACAGCATCTTTAACTTGCCATCTTTCTGTCCTTGAAGAACAACTCGCCCAGTCTCACGCATCTTCTGTCGGATGTATTCTTGTTTTGTAGCATCTTGACAATGCTTACTGAACAAGCTTGCTCCAAATTTCAAGATGCACTTCTCACTCCGGACAACCTTTGTTATGTCATCATCCTGCATACTAAGAACTAGTTTCCAAAACTGGTCATCCATGCTGTCTGGTACTGGCTCAGCATATTTACAAAGGGCTTGGTCTGGAGATGTTCCTGGCTTTGGTCTACTTGTTTGTTGAATCAGGTGACATGTCTGCATATGCCTCCTCAGTGATTTCCTCTTGAGATAAGCCTGACAGTGGATGCAATGCATGTAATCACCAGGTTTTGCAGGTTTAATGGTTTGGTAATGGGGTATTACCATTCCTTTTCCCTCTTTAATCACTTTCGTATTATGCGCATGGTTTCCTTTGTTTCTCAAGAAATCAAATTGCAGCTTTCGCCCCATAGAGCCTTTAGGATATTTCAGTGCTTTTTCCACTTCTGGTAATTCACTGTGTTTGCATTCCAGGTGGCGTGGCATTTTGCTGTAAGGTTTACtgcaaaatacacaataaaaccTTTTATTGTAAAGCCTGCCAccatctttcttctttttcagtatCATGACTGTCACATCAGGAGATGAGGATTCTCTGGGGTCATTTGTATCTAAGGAACTACAAGGGGGCACATGCATTTTCTTAAGTGGTTGGACTTGCAGAGAGGAAGCTGAAGTTGTtttcctgactttttttttcttcttcaccttgGGCTGTTCAATATCTGGTGAACTGTTGCTCTCAGATTCAACAGATTCCGGAACATAGTCATCCTCACCAATGTCAGAACTTAATGGCAATGTTTCTGTGAATCCAAGCTTTTGTTTGTGTAGCTAAAAGAGAAAAGACATTatctttcaaataaaagaacagTATCAGGGtttcaagaataaaaaaaagtcaaattaaaaattaaagaaatgtgGGGAAAATAAAACCTCAAAACACTATTATGTCTTTTTTATTGGATACTGGgagtttaaatgtattttacaacttttttaAGTTACACCTAGATTTGCTTGAGctttattttctaataaataaatcctttatcaatccccatagggaaattaccTTTTTCCCACTCCAAATACTTCACAAGTATACAGcaattcgcgcttcaagatgcccggcttcactacatcgtatccgcgcttcaagatgcatgaatagtactgtatatatttgaataagctcacttgaaaaattgtcatgctgtcaccaactccacccactatctGTCAATcatggcgcccaaccaatcacggcgcatctgccagtgggaatcacatgaacaatatggcgtaaggcatctgctatgttaggagaagaaataaccatacatggacttcccagttaacataattgtCATTATGTCACACACAGTTATCcatcgttactcgcggttaatgcgttccaggaccacctgctaACAACAAAATTCTGAGAtattgcgacaaactatttaatttaatatttaaagtactttaaaagtttatgacccctgcccatactgatattaaagcaccttatatctgtattaccttttctcacactcttatagactgtttaaagcacttttaagtgtttctttaatacacggtaGTGCTCTGCGTTCAGTGAGTCTTGGAatgcagtgcacttccggatgctgtcagccaatagaatgcgagtacggtatcacatgactacctacttaaaatccgcaatgaggtaaAGTCGGGCATTTTTAAGTGCGAATGCGCAAGGgattactttgtgtgtgtgtgtctttatatacagtatacagaatatatatatcacacacacacacacactgtacaggcccgcacacataaacacacacacggggcctgtagGCACGCTGATAATGGGAGCTAGGGTGGCAGGCTGCTCTGGCATAGGGCCCACCAGCATGC of the Antennarius striatus isolate MH-2024 chromosome 14, ASM4005453v1, whole genome shotgun sequence genome contains:
- the LOC137607773 gene encoding uncharacterized protein isoform X1 — translated: MTAYEENECLDLNLHKQKLGFTETLPLSSDIGEDDYVPESVESESNSSPDIEQPKVKKKKKVRKTTSASSLQVQPLKKMHVPPCSSLDTNDPRESSSPDVTVMILKKKKDGGRLYNKRFYCVFCSKPYSKMPRHLECKHSELPEVEKALKYPKGSMGRKLQFDFLRNKGNHAHNTKVIKEGKGMVIPHYQTIKPAKPGDYMHCIHCQAYLKRKSLRRHMQTCHLIQQTSRPKPGTSPDQALCKYAEPVPDSMDDQFWKLVLSMQDDDITKVVRSEKCILKFGASLFSKHCQDATKQEYIRQKMRETGRVVLQGQKDGKLKMLSDFFIPANFPHVIEAVKKVAGLDEKTNVYQKPSLALKLGHNLKNVADILKCEAVISGDKAIFHNVQVFKHICDTKWKKCVSSHALRNLKDLKWNAPRLLPFAEDMRKMHQYLDRQRMECQRKLKEEVMKKNWIELAKVTLCEVILFNEISTGEVSKMLLNSFTLRDTSATCPDVELAVSEVEKKLYKHFQRIEIKFNHGRKIPILLTPMMVSSIDLLVQNRRNCDVFDINPYIFGRPQTLRHFTGSDVIRQMAHKCGVNYPEALSSNKFRTHAATMSKVLNLKDNELDDLADCFGHDIRVRQQYRLPNGTLQLAKISKLLMALERGQLSNFRGKNLDEINIDPQEKISADNASDSDDEVDATEMDTAFYNSSPKSSGQSGMITESTIEVVQSKDLPSGNGLLPKKRLKWTQEEIKAVEKTLMDCINNGKVPGKAQCMKCIKASPVVLQGRTWKGVKFYVKNRINALRRDALKRRGGRVNFTCGQDLRELIDEENHLDELIQSCMLQIHQMNENQHSDNTFAYLTYDDIRSIPSFKDQTVIVIKAPSETKLEMQHPAESLQVHLRSTTRPIEVFICCDVPLKMKRNSCVANDRRSNSASNGNRSTPLSSNSSPSKDNLKIATSSLLAKPMEHMPTSSQYLPENQQSFVTLSTFGPFC
- the LOC137607773 gene encoding uncharacterized protein isoform X3 — encoded protein: MTIFQLHKQKLGFTETLPLSSDIGEDDYVPESVESESNSSPDIEQPKVKKKKKVRKTTSASSLQVQPLKKMHVPPCSSLDTNDPRESSSPDVTVMILKKKKDGGRLYNKRFYCVFCSKPYSKMPRHLECKHSELPEVEKALKYPKGSMGRKLQFDFLRNKGNHAHNTKVIKEGKGMVIPHYQTIKPAKPGDYMHCIHCQAYLKRKSLRRHMQTCHLIQQTSRPKPGTSPDQALCKYAEPVPDSMDDQFWKLVLSMQDDDITKVVRSEKCILKFGASLFSKHCQDATKQEYIRQKMRETGRVVLQGQKDGKLKMLSDFFIPANFPHVIEAVKKVAGLDEKTNVYQKPSLALKLGHNLKNVADILKCEAVISGDKAIFHNVQVFKHICDTKWKKCVSSHALRNLKDLKWNAPRLLPFAEDMRKMHQYLDRQRMECQRKLKEEVMKKNWIELAKVTLCEVILFNEISTGEVSKMLLNSFTLRDTSATCPDVELAVSEVEKKLYKHFQRIEIKFNHGRKIPILLTPMMVSSIDLLVQNRRNCDVFDINPYIFGRPQTLRHFTGSDVIRQMAHKCGVNYPEALSSNKFRTHAATMSKVLNLKDNELDDLADCFGHDIRVRQQYRLPNGTLQLAKISKLLMALERGQLSNFRGKNLDEINIDPQEKISADNASDSDDEVDATEMDTAFYNSSPKSSGQSGMITESTIEVVQSKDLPSGNGLLPKKRLKWTQEEIKAVEKTLMDCINNGKVPGKAQCMKCIKASPVVLQGRTWKGVKFYVKNRINALRRDALKRRGGRVNFTCGQDLRELIDEENHLDELIQSCMLQIHQMNENQHSDNTFAYLTYDDIRSIPSFKDQTVIVIKAPSETKLEMQHPAESLQVHLRSTTRPIEVFICCDVPLKMKRNSCVANDRRSNSASNGNRSTPLSSNSSPSKDNLKIATSSLLAKPMEHMPTSSQYLPENQQSFVTLSTFGPFC
- the LOC137607773 gene encoding uncharacterized protein isoform X5 → MRKMHQYLDRQRMECQRKLKEEVMKKNWIELAKVTLCEVILFNEISTGEVSKMLLNSFTLRDTSATCPDVELAVSEVEKKLYKHFQRIEIKFNHGRKIPILLTPMMVSSIDLLVQNRRNCDVFDINPYIFGRPQTLRHFTGSDVIRQMAHKCGVNYPEALSSNKFRTHAATMSKVLNLKDNELDDLADCFGHDIRVRQQYRLPNGTLQLAKISKLLMALERGQLSNFRGKNLDEINIDPQEKISADNASDSDDEVDATEMDTAFYNSSPKSSGQSGMITESTIEVVQSKDLPSGNGLLPKKRLKWTQEEIKAVEKTLMDCINNGKVPGKAQCMKCIKASPVVLQGRTWKGVKFYVKNRINALRRDALKRRGGRVNFTCGQDLRELIDEENHLDELIQSCMLQIHQMNENQHSDNTFAYLTYDDIRSIPSFKDQTVIVIKAPSETKLEMQHPAESLQVHLRSTTRPIEVFICCDVPLKMKRNSCVANDRRSNSASNGNRSTPLSSNSSPSKDNLKIATSSLLAKPMEHMPTSSQYLPENQQSFVTLSTFGPFC
- the LOC137607773 gene encoding uncharacterized protein isoform X2 encodes the protein MTAYEENECLDLNLHKQKLGFTETLPLSSDIGEDDYVPESVESESNSSPDIEQPKVKKKKKVRKTTSASSLQVQPLKKMHVPPCSSLDTNDPRESSSPDVTVMILKKKKDGGRLYNKRFYCVFCSKPYSKMPRHLECKHSELPEVEKALKYPKGSMGRKLQFDFLRNKGNHAHNTKVIKEGKGMVIPHYQTIKPAKPGDYMHCIHCQAYLKRKSLRRHMQTCHLIQQTSRPKPGTSPDQALCKYAEPVPDSMDDQFWKLVLSMQDDDITKVVRSEKCILKFGASLFSKHCQDATKQEYIRQKMRETGRVVLQGQKDGKLKMLSDFFIPANFPHVIEAVKKVAGLDEKTNVYQKPSLALKLGHNLKNVADILKCEAVISGDKAIFHNVQVFKHICDTKWKKCVSSHALRNLKDLKWNAPRLLPFAEDMRKMHQYLDRQRMECQRKLKEEVMKKNWIELAKVTLCEVILFNEISTGEVSKMLLNSFTLRDTSATCPDVELAVSEVEKKLYKHFQRIEIKFNHGRKIPILLTPMMVSSIDLLVQNRRNCDVFDINPYIFGRPQTLRHFTGSDVIRQMAHKCGVNYPEALSSNKFRTHAATMSKVLNLKDNELDDLADCFGHDIRVRQQYRLPNGTLQLAKISKLLMALERGQLSNFRGKNLDEINIDPQEKISADNASDSDDEVDATEMDTAFYNSSPKSSGQSGMITESTIEVVQSKDLPSGNGLLPKKRLKWTQEEIKAVEKTLMDCINNGKVPGKAQCMKCIKASPVVLQGRTWKGVKFYVKNRINALRRDALKRRGGRVNFTCGQDLRELIDEENHLDELIQSCMLQIHQMNENQHSDKFAYLTYDDIRSIPSFKDQTVIVIKAPSETKLEMQHPAESLQVHLRSTTRPIEVFICCDVPLKMKRNSCVANDRRSNSASNGNRSTPLSSNSSPSKDNLKIATSSLLAKPMEHMPTSSQYLPENQQSFVTLSTFGPFC
- the LOC137607773 gene encoding uncharacterized protein isoform X4 codes for the protein MTAYEENECLDLNLHKQKLGFTETLPLSSDIGEDDYVPESVESESNSSPDIEQPKVKKKKKVRKTTSASSLQVQPLKKMHVPPCSSLDTNDPRESSSPDVTVMILKKKKDGGRLYNKRFYCVFCSKPYSKMPRHLECKHSELPEVEKALKYPKGSMGRKLQFDFLRNKGNHAHNTKVIKEGKGMVIPHYQTIKPAKPGDYMHCIHCQAYLKRKSLRRHMQTCHLIQQTSRPKPGTSPDQALCKYAEPVPDSMDDQFWKLVLSMQDDDITKVVRSEKCILKFGASLFSKHCQDATKQEYIRQKMRETGRVVLQGQKDGKLKMLSDFFIPANFPHVIEAVKKVAGLDEKTNVYQKPSLALKLGHNLKNVADILKCEAVISGDKAIFHNVQVFKHICDTKWKKCVSSHALRNLKDLKWNAPRLLPFAEDMRKMHQYLDRQRMECQRKLKEEVMKKNWIELAKVTLCEVILFNEISTGEVSKMLLNSFTLRDTSATCPDVELAVSEVEKKLYKHFQRIEIKFNHGRKIPILLTPMMVSSIDLLVQNRRNCDVFDINPYIFGRPQTLRHFTGSDVIRQMAHKCGVNYPEALSSNKFRTHAATMSKVLNLKDNELDDLADCFGHDIRVRQQYRLPNGTLQLAKISKLLMALERGQLSNFRGKNLDEINIDPQEKISADNASDSDDEVDATEMDTAFYNSSPKSSGQSGMITESTIEVVQSKDLPSGNGLLPKKRLKWTQEEIKAVEKTLMDCINNGKVPGKAQCMKCIKASPVVLQGRTWKGVKFYVKNRINALRRDALKRSS